In a genomic window of Lonchura striata isolate bLonStr1 chromosome 4, bLonStr1.mat, whole genome shotgun sequence:
- the FABP2 gene encoding fatty acid-binding protein, intestinal, whose amino-acid sequence MAFDGTWKVDRSENYEKFMEALGVGMMKRKLGAHDNLKITIQQNGEKFNVKEVSNFRNIEIEFTLGVNFDYSLADGTELSGAWTLEGNKLVAAFTRKDNGKVLKATREIVGDELIQTYVYEGVESKRFFKRA is encoded by the exons atggcATTCGACGGCACTTGGAAAGTTGACAGAAGTGAGAACTATGAGAAGTTCATGGAGGCACTGG GTGTTGGCATGATGAAAAGAAAGCTGGGAGCCCATGATAATCTGAAGATCACCATCCaacaaaatggggaaaaatttaATGTCAAAGAAGTCAGCAACTTCCGTAATATAGAGATTGAATTTACTCTGGGAGTCAACTTTGACTACAGCCTGGCTGATGGGACTGAACTTTCT GGTGCTTGGACCCTGGAAGGAAATAAACTTGTGGCTGCTTTTACCAGAAAAGACAATGGAAAAGTACTTAAAGCAACCAGAGAAATCGTGGGTGATGAACTCATTCAG ACCTATGTATATGAAGGAGTTGAGTCCAAGAGATTCTTCAAAAGGGCCTAA